From Pseudomonas hefeiensis, one genomic window encodes:
- a CDS encoding non-ribosomal peptide synthetase, which translates to MSAFETREEAFALSPQQRSQWLAGLPAARLELEIKGPLALESLHQRLAALSACHEALRLRVRPEPGLLMPLQVVESTVMAAQAISVEVHALDGDRQRVTLQLPALSADRGTLLRLAQALGSIEAPSVDDEAMTYTQYSAWLYELQADEDAEPGRRFWASQALDEAAASELLYRQVRSDRSEAPMTTRLNANPQLSMALDSFCQRYDASPEQVLMTAWGVLLQRLSSSDSPALTLNWVHDCRDDYEELADCWGLFAKPLPLRWQPAADSQFAQALANLQVLCEQATEWQEYCGVSAALPAEALQYGFQWGGQLPERLDTLGSMASTLTVLDAQAIPAGMELLLVAETTAGGYRLNLCHLPGRYSEQAALVLLEQFQSLLLDALANPGKPLAELSLQAPSFTATLAALQAPVDVATLPFTSVPASFDACAAQFPEHLALRDHNGQLSYAQLQARSNQLAHYLRAQGVGREDRVALYLDRSAQMVLAMLAVLKSGAAFVPLDVHQPAQRSLAILQQAQPTFILSGSTGSAPALPGIGSLDLRDEATWQQAPTTAMSVEIQAQDAAYVLFTSGSTGTPKGVIVEHRQLASYVASVSRRLQLAAGERSAVVTSLAADLGYTLLFPALLSGGELHLLDKETAMDAQAWAAWQAQHPIDHLKIVPSLLDAWLIHAQSAAVLPRKQLILGGESCSRRLLQSIRSLAPALTVFNHYGPTETTVGVVMHKTEPAMDYRRLPLSDRLNGMRLYLFDEQQALAAPGQSAELYIAGPQLARGYLDTQQSVGRFIELAHLPGERLYRSGDMARYRHDGSLEITGRADRQVKIRGFRVELDEIQAQLTSLPGVAQAAVECIPRGELGQQLFAFMTLAPGHSTTVARLHGQAQDCLPDYMLPTLRIVEALPLMGNGKLDRKTLQQWADKVLDTVGSALPRTPLEALLAEVWAQVLGLERVGIDDDFFELGGHSLAAVTLASRLQTALSAPVTVNAVFNAPSVSAFAALVQAELKLSPLVRLSAPTVDAGQTANLFCFHPSTGHVQDYRTLLAPLSAWHVWGLQAAYLSDDSTTLGGDIESLAALYVEHLRQQQPQGPYHLLGFSLGGLLAIAAAARLESQGQAVAFLGIIDSQYQHQAPEDSVEALLESASQALTPDSQTVLRQLPPPIMTALLEQLDALPPAARLPELVQWARQQGLQLDGDSWEHLQTRLRYQQHTQHLLATFKPVRLNCPVHVWWASDTLAQADFADPQWEDLSSGPLTREVITAQHLTILEQRALHEQLAARLTAIATHGAV; encoded by the coding sequence AAAGCCTGCACCAGCGACTCGCCGCCCTGAGCGCGTGTCACGAGGCCCTGCGCCTGCGAGTACGGCCTGAGCCGGGCTTGCTGATGCCCTTGCAAGTGGTTGAATCCACCGTCATGGCCGCGCAGGCCATCAGCGTCGAGGTGCACGCGCTCGACGGCGATCGGCAGCGGGTGACGCTGCAATTGCCGGCGCTGAGCGCCGATCGCGGGACCTTGCTGCGCCTGGCCCAGGCATTGGGCTCGATAGAGGCGCCATCGGTGGATGACGAGGCGATGACCTATACCCAGTACAGCGCCTGGCTCTACGAATTGCAGGCCGATGAAGACGCCGAGCCTGGGCGGCGTTTCTGGGCCAGCCAGGCCCTGGACGAAGCAGCCGCCAGCGAGTTGCTCTACCGTCAGGTCCGCAGCGACCGCTCCGAAGCCCCGATGACCACTCGCCTGAACGCCAACCCACAGTTGAGCATGGCCCTCGACAGCTTCTGCCAACGTTACGACGCATCGCCCGAGCAAGTCCTGATGACGGCGTGGGGCGTGCTGTTGCAGCGCCTGAGTAGCAGCGACAGCCCGGCACTGACCTTGAACTGGGTCCACGATTGCCGCGACGACTATGAAGAACTCGCCGATTGCTGGGGATTGTTCGCCAAGCCCCTGCCCCTGCGCTGGCAACCGGCGGCGGACAGCCAGTTTGCCCAGGCGCTGGCGAACCTGCAGGTGCTCTGCGAGCAAGCCACGGAATGGCAGGAATACTGCGGCGTCAGCGCTGCATTGCCGGCCGAGGCTTTGCAGTACGGCTTCCAGTGGGGTGGGCAGTTACCCGAGCGACTCGACACCTTGGGCAGCATGGCGTCGACGCTCACGGTGCTGGACGCACAGGCCATTCCCGCCGGCATGGAGCTGCTGCTGGTGGCCGAAACGACCGCTGGCGGCTATCGCCTGAACCTCTGCCACCTGCCGGGCCGCTACAGCGAACAGGCCGCCCTGGTGCTGCTGGAGCAATTCCAATCGCTGCTGCTCGATGCCCTCGCCAACCCGGGCAAGCCGCTGGCCGAACTGTCATTGCAGGCGCCAAGTTTCACCGCAACGCTGGCCGCCCTGCAGGCGCCAGTCGACGTCGCAACGCTGCCGTTTACCAGTGTGCCGGCGAGCTTCGATGCGTGTGCCGCGCAGTTCCCCGAGCACTTGGCCCTGCGCGACCATAACGGGCAACTGAGCTACGCCCAACTGCAGGCGCGCAGCAACCAACTGGCGCATTACCTGCGCGCCCAGGGCGTGGGTCGCGAAGATCGCGTGGCGTTGTATCTGGATCGCTCAGCGCAGATGGTCCTGGCCATGCTCGCCGTGCTCAAGAGCGGCGCGGCGTTCGTTCCCCTGGATGTCCACCAGCCGGCACAACGCTCACTGGCGATCCTGCAACAAGCCCAGCCGACTTTCATACTCAGCGGCTCGACCGGCAGCGCCCCCGCGTTGCCGGGCATCGGCAGCCTCGACCTACGCGATGAAGCCACCTGGCAACAAGCGCCAACGACTGCCATGAGCGTCGAGATCCAGGCACAGGACGCGGCCTACGTGCTGTTCACTTCCGGCAGCACAGGCACGCCTAAAGGCGTCATCGTCGAGCATCGGCAGCTCGCCAGTTATGTCGCCAGCGTATCCCGGCGCTTGCAACTGGCCGCAGGCGAACGCAGCGCAGTGGTCACCTCACTGGCGGCCGACCTGGGCTACACGTTGCTGTTCCCGGCCCTGCTCAGCGGCGGCGAATTGCACTTGCTGGACAAGGAAACGGCCATGGACGCCCAAGCCTGGGCCGCCTGGCAAGCGCAGCACCCGATCGATCACCTGAAGATCGTGCCGTCGTTGCTCGACGCCTGGTTGATTCACGCCCAAAGCGCTGCCGTGTTGCCGCGCAAGCAATTGATCCTCGGTGGCGAAAGCTGCTCGCGGCGCCTGCTGCAAAGCATTCGCAGCCTTGCACCGGCGCTAACGGTCTTCAACCATTACGGCCCGACCGAGACCACCGTTGGGGTGGTGATGCACAAAACCGAACCGGCCATGGATTATCGCCGCCTGCCCCTCAGCGACCGTCTCAACGGCATGCGCCTGTACCTGTTCGACGAGCAGCAAGCGTTGGCCGCCCCCGGGCAAAGCGCCGAGCTGTATATCGCCGGCCCGCAACTGGCCCGCGGTTACCTGGACACGCAACAAAGCGTCGGGCGTTTTATCGAGCTGGCACATTTGCCGGGCGAACGTCTCTATCGCAGCGGCGACATGGCCCGCTATCGCCATGACGGCAGCCTGGAAATCACCGGGCGTGCCGACCGTCAGGTGAAAATCCGTGGTTTCCGCGTGGAGCTCGACGAGATCCAGGCGCAACTGACCAGCCTTCCCGGTGTGGCCCAGGCCGCGGTGGAATGCATCCCCAGAGGCGAGCTCGGCCAGCAACTGTTCGCCTTCATGACCCTGGCGCCCGGGCATTCGACCACGGTCGCCCGGCTGCATGGCCAGGCCCAGGATTGCTTGCCGGACTACATGCTGCCGACCCTGCGGATCGTCGAAGCCTTGCCACTGATGGGCAACGGCAAGCTCGACCGCAAGACCTTGCAGCAATGGGCTGACAAAGTCCTCGACACGGTCGGCAGTGCCTTGCCGCGCACGCCGCTGGAAGCCCTGCTCGCCGAGGTCTGGGCACAGGTGCTGGGCCTGGAGCGAGTGGGCATCGACGATGATTTTTTTGAGCTGGGCGGCCACTCCCTGGCGGCGGTGACACTTGCCAGTCGCTTGCAGACCGCGCTGTCGGCACCGGTGACGGTCAATGCGGTGTTCAACGCTCCAAGCGTCTCGGCGTTTGCAGCATTGGTGCAGGCCGAACTCAAACTCTCGCCGCTGGTGCGGTTGTCGGCACCAACCGTCGATGCAGGACAAACCGCCAATCTGTTCTGTTTCCACCCTTCCACCGGCCACGTGCAGGATTACCGCACGCTGCTCGCGCCGCTGTCGGCCTGGCATGTGTGGGGCTTGCAGGCGGCGTACCTGAGCGATGACAGCACAACGTTGGGGGGCGATATCGAGAGCCTCGCCGCACTCTATGTCGAACACCTGCGCCAGCAGCAACCACAGGGCCCATATCACCTGCTGGGCTTCTCCCTCGGAGGTCTGCTGGCGATTGCCGCGGCCGCTCGCCTGGAAAGCCAGGGCCAAGCAGTGGCGTTTCTCGGTATCATCGACTCGCAGTACCAGCACCAGGCGCCAGAAGACAGTGTCGAGGCGCTGCTGGAGTCAGCCTCCCAAGCGCTGACACCGGACAGCCAGACCGTGTTGCGCCAGTTGCCGCCGCCGATCATGACCGCCTTGCTGGAGCAACTGGACGCCCTGCCCCCAGCGGCACGCCTGCCGGAGCTGGTGCAGTGGGCACGCCAGCAAGGTTTGCAACTCGATGGCGACAGTTGGGAGCATTTGCAAACGCGGCTGCGCTACCAGCAGCATACGCAGCATCTGCTGGCCACGTTCAAGCCCGTGCGGTTGAACTGCCCGGTGCATGTCTGGTGGGCCAGCGACACCCTGGCCCAGGCTGACTTCGCCGACCCGCAGTGGGAAGACCTGAGCAGTGGGCCGTTGACCCGCGAGGTCATCACAGCGCAACACCTGACCATCCTTGAGCAACGCGCCTTGCACGAACAATTGGCGGCGCGTCTCACGGCCATTGCTACACACGGAGCGGTTTGA